The nucleotide window TTCCTTCTGATGGCTTGCTGTCAATCGTGATGCTCCCGCCGAATTGCTGGATGATGCCGTAACATACTGACAAGCCAAGCCCGGTTCCTTTACCAACTGGCTTTGTCGTAAAGAAAGGATCAAACAGTTTATCCATCGCTTCGGCAGGGATTCCATGTCCACTGTCTGTGACCTTAATCGAAACCACATCTCCATTTCTTTCTGAAGCTGAAACTACCAGTCTTCCTTCGCTTTCCATCGCATCGACTGCGTTATTGATCAGGTTGACGATCACCTGCATCAGCTTGAGGCCGTCACCATTCACAGCCGGCAGCCCTTCTTCCACATGAAGTTCAAGCTGGATCCGCTGCTTTTTCAGCTGATGCTCGACAAGGCTGACGCTATTCTCGATAATTTCCTTCACCCGGATCTGGTCCTCTGTCCAATCATTCTTCCGGGAAAAATTAAGCAGGTTTCCGGTTATTCGTTTGCAGCGCTCAGTATTTTCCTTGATTTTACGGAGATAGTGCTCCATTTCATCCTCATCGAGATCCTCGTCATCTGCTTGCATTCGGTCAATCAAATCCTCTGCGTATACATTAATGGTCGCCAACGGATTGTTGACCTCATGCGCAAAGCTCGAAGCCATGATGCCTAGCGCGCTTAGTTTATCGGTCTGGATCATCGTTTCTTCCAATTGTTTTTGCTCGGTAATATCTTCTAGGACGACTAGGAACTCTCCCTCTTCATCGATCGCATGATTCAGCGGGAAAACCCTGTGCCTGAAAATCCGCTCGCCATTCGCGCCGTCCTTAAACTTCATGACTTCGTCGGCGATTTTATCAAGATCCGGACAGGTAATTGGACAATTCAAGCAAGGAGCATTTTCCCCGCCAATCACTGCGTAACAAGGCAGGGTCAACCGGTCTTCCTTCAGCCACCCTTTTAAAATCGGGTTCATCCAGGTGATTCGATACTCTTTCGTCACGAGAGCCAGCCCGGCACCAATTCCGTTGACAACCACATCGAGCCTTTCCTTCTCCTGCTCGAGAAGTCTTGATTTTTCAAGCAGCTCCTTGCTCATATCATTGAAGGAATCAGCCAGTTTCCCCAGCTCATCGGTCCGTTTCATTTTTACCGGCTTGATTTTCCGGCCTTGCTTCAAATTGTTCATTTCCCGGTCGATTGAGACAATTGGCTTTGTAAAATAAAGCCCCGCCCAAACGCTGATTAAGCTTACGGTTAAAATCATCAATGCGACTGCACCTATGCCACTTTGCAGCATCCTGTTGATTGGGGCAAATGCCGTTGTTTTCGGCTGCTCCATCACTAGCACCCAGTTTAAGTCTTCAATCTCAGCTGTAACACCAAGCTCATCCTCGCTGCCAGACGTTTGTTTTTGCCAGAGCTTACTGTAGTCCTGGTGGGCGATGACTCGGTCTTTGTCATCGATTAAATATATATATGAGGAGTGGTCCTGGCGCATGGACGAAATTTTCCCGATTATTTTCTGAAGCTGGACAACGACCCCGATGGCTTTTTTCGATTCACCTTCGTAAAAAGGAATTGCCAGCTTCATAACAGGCTGGCCGTACTGGTTGAATTCTACCTGGCCGTAGACCCTGTCAAGTGTCTGGAGCTGGAACCACATTTCATCCGTGAACCACCGCTCGTTATCCCCGGCAATGTTGAGCTCGTATCGCGATACCCTTTTTTTCCACAAAGCCTTTATCATCGGCAATTATGACCTCCTCGACTGATTCGCTTTGCTGCAGGAGCTCATATAAGGCGCTTTGTTTTTCATTTAATAGATTAAGAGATGCAAGGACTTGGATTCGCTGAAATGTCTGGCTGAATTCATAATCGATTTCACCCGATAGATTTTCAAGCACAAGATGCTGTTTTTCCAGAATCCTCGTTTCCAGATCCGATTTAACAAAAGAGTAGTAAAATAAGCTAATCAGCAGCAACGGGATGGTCGACATCACGACACCGAATACAAGAACCTTGTTGCGGATTGTCTGCGAATGCAGGAAATTGATCAGTGCTCTCATCGCTTCCTGCCTCCTTGTACTTCAGGATGAATCAGCTCGGCGATATGCAGCAGATCTTGATTAATGGCGACTCCAAGCGAGTCCTTCGTCTGCTGGTTGACGACAAAACGAATGCCATCGGGCAGTTCTACAGGCAATTCCCCCGGCTTGTTTCCCTGAAGAATCAAGCTGACAAACCTTGATGCCTGATAGCCTTGCGAATAAAAGCTGGATCCGTAGCTTGCTAACAACCCTTTTTTCGCTTCAAAATCATACAATCCCATTGCCGCAACTTTTTTCTCCTCCGTCAGCTTCACAATCTCAGCTGTCAGCGATTCAATCCTGAAACTCGGCAAGATAAGGATTGCCTCTCCATCATCAACCGTTTTCCATAGAGTATCCAGGCATTCCTTCGAGCTGGCATCGCATGGGGAAATCGCCACCCCCAAGTCCTTCGCTGCTTTTCTTGTTTCTTCAAGGCTCAATTTGCTGACATCAATTTTGCTGTCATAAATCACATGCACCCTTTCAATAGCGGGCACAAGTGAAGTAAGCATCTCGAGGCGCTTGCCAGAGATACTTGCGTGATAATTATTGATCCCGGTAAAAAGACCTCCAGGTGACTTGTAATCTTTAATCAATCCAAGTTCCTTCGGTGCCGCAAGACCTGCAAAAACTACCGGAATTTCAATGTTTCTCTCATCCATTTTTGCTTTCAGACGCTGAGTTTCAATCCCGCCAAGCGTAACAATTAGATTGGGTTCATCCTCGAGCAGCTCATCGATTTGCTTTTCAATCAGCACTTCATCATCATGTGCATTTTTCACAGTAAAATGAACCTCATTATCGGTATACCCGAGATCTTTCAACCCAGCTTCCAAACCAGTGAATTTCTCATATCTGTTTTCACCAATCATCAGGACGCCAATTTCTACCGGCTCATCTCCCCCTGACTCCAAGAAAAGCATATATAATAGCCGAAACGGCAATCATTGTAAGAAAAAAGAAATACCACTTTGTTTTCACAATCTGCGCCCCCAATTCCATTATTCCCTTCCACTATAACGGAAAAAGTAACGTAGCCATCTTGCAAAAAAGGATAATTTTATGAACGTGTATAAGAAAAGCGCAAGCGCCTTGGTCACCCCCGACAAGCGCTGGAGGGCCGACCAGTGAAGTCGTTCTTTGACTTCATTGGGCGGACCGAAGCGACTCGAGGAGTTAGGAGCCGCAGCTAGACATGCGTCTGAAGCTGGATTAAGAAAACAATTTATAGTCATCCACA belongs to Mesobacillus subterraneus and includes:
- a CDS encoding ABC transporter substrate-binding protein, coding for MLFLESGGDEPVEIGVLMIGENRYEKFTGLEAGLKDLGYTDNEVHFTVKNAHDDEVLIEKQIDELLEDEPNLIVTLGGIETQRLKAKMDERNIEIPVVFAGLAAPKELGLIKDYKSPGGLFTGINNYHASISGKRLEMLTSLVPAIERVHVIYDSKIDVSKLSLEETRKAAKDLGVAISPCDASSKECLDTLWKTVDDGEAILILPSFRIESLTAEIVKLTEEKKVAAMGLYDFEAKKGLLASYGSSFYSQGYQASRFVSLILQGNKPGELPVELPDGIRFVVNQQTKDSLGVAINQDLLHIAELIHPEVQGGRKR
- a CDS encoding ATP-binding protein, whose product is MIKALWKKRVSRYELNIAGDNERWFTDEMWFQLQTLDRVYGQVEFNQYGQPVMKLAIPFYEGESKKAIGVVVQLQKIIGKISSMRQDHSSYIYLIDDKDRVIAHQDYSKLWQKQTSGSEDELGVTAEIEDLNWVLVMEQPKTTAFAPINRMLQSGIGAVALMILTVSLISVWAGLYFTKPIVSIDREMNNLKQGRKIKPVKMKRTDELGKLADSFNDMSKELLEKSRLLEQEKERLDVVVNGIGAGLALVTKEYRITWMNPILKGWLKEDRLTLPCYAVIGGENAPCLNCPITCPDLDKIADEVMKFKDGANGERIFRHRVFPLNHAIDEEGEFLVVLEDITEQKQLEETMIQTDKLSALGIMASSFAHEVNNPLATINVYAEDLIDRMQADDEDLDEDEMEHYLRKIKENTERCKRITGNLLNFSRKNDWTEDQIRVKEIIENSVSLVEHQLKKQRIQLELHVEEGLPAVNGDGLKLMQVIVNLINNAVDAMESEGRLVVSASERNGDVVSIKVTDSGHGIPAEAMDKLFDPFFTTKPVGKGTGLGLSVCYGIIQQFGGSITIDSKPSEGTTVEIQLPAERLLKAGLDVAQGPIEKDRSIGSHLQARESVVNSENNYERSAQEIMEVGYDVSNKIVSR